The following proteins come from a genomic window of Lolium rigidum isolate FL_2022 chromosome 5, APGP_CSIRO_Lrig_0.1, whole genome shotgun sequence:
- the LOC124654228 gene encoding TORTIFOLIA1-like protein 2, whose amino-acid sequence MKSNAAPSKGKAAFELKHRLAQALNKIGDRDTYQIGLTELQNSTAALSPDTIGPFLSCVADTDADQKSAVRRECVRAIGALARSQGGLLAPHMPKVVASVVRRLRDADSVVRDACVDTCGALSVCAREYGDGGAGVVALVRPLFESLGEQNRYVQAGAALCLAKVIDESSYFPGPVLPQMLGRVVKILKNPHFMAKPAVIELIRSIVQAEGATTEQALSSALTSILDSLKSSDWTTRKAASLALSSIAVSSGYLVASFRTSCLRSLERCKFDKVKPVRDAVTHAIQLWKAIPGSDTPEPSEAGSSTKENFFGDRHNARSVHDGESRDTSFRRVDPTPSASVISGSSITSVKRRSPLSVNKIPQNNASNQQRLQSSDWHVEISVPKQNTMLDLGKKGYGNDCMLKYAKGSAYEIVNEDGKYDYDPMDDKQDCSSLSEVASRSCETKHVTSALEVTEDCDSAQVTELCPRVREGKSIDSSVTDVTSHGTHTCCLSATKELALIRKQLQEMERKQANLFDLLQEFMSNSVENMSVLNSKVHNLENAVDKTVYADTQSENRYQLPGSKVFKNQTVSSSPRLSNLTPRSSVGANFKPPAIPRLKHEKKWAHDLPSRGTSECLKEGPEFLKGHARNSVMKSGAGSLEERYIPCSVRNRASGIKGIFQVPFTSSCDQLDLQNASCAANQVGEFHDADGMEPAYAEALSYGDCDDLIDLMDRTGPVLDKLSRETASELLRVIVGQFLNTKLFELALPWIQQVLDLSTAYKPSQVFVSVRAQREFLSALEEAASSGSTEPAIRIAIVQLTFKLTKVCEAVPCRKISTRVSRGTESIMAAAM is encoded by the exons ATGAAGTCCAACGCGGCGCCATCCAAGGGCAAGGCGGCCTTCGAGCTGAAGCACAGGCTGGCGCAGGCGCTGAACAagatcggcgacagggacacGTACCAGATCGGGCTGACCGAGCTGCAGAACTCCACCGCCGCGCTATCCCCCGACACCATCGGCCCGTTCCTCTCCTGCGTGGCCGACACCGACGCGGACCAGAAGAGCGCGGTGCGGAGGGAGTGCGTCAGGGCGATCGGCGCGCTGGCGCGGTCCCAGGGGGGCCTGCTGGCGCCGCACATGCCCAAGGTGGTGGCCAGCGTGGTGAGGCGGCTCCGGGACGCCGACTCGGTCGTCCGCGACGCGTGCGTCGACACCTGCGGCGCGCTCTCGGTCTGCGCGAGGGAGTACGGGGACGGTGGGGCGGGGGTGGTGGCGCTGGTCAGGCCGCTGTTTGAGTCGCTGGGCGAGCAGAATCGGTATGTGCAGGCCGGGGCGGCGCTGTGCCTGGCCAAGGTTATTGACGAGAGCAGCTACTTCCCCGGCCCTGTTCTTCCCCAGATGCTTGGCCGTGTCGTCAAGATCCTCAAGAACCCGCATTTCATGGCCAAGCCTGCGGTGATCGAGCTCATCAGAAGCATTGTTCAG GCTGAAGGTGCTACTACAGAGCAGGCTTTATCATCAGCACTAACAAGTATTCTGGATTCCCTGAAGAGTAGTgactggactacaaggaaagcagCTTCTCTAGCCCTTTCTAGTATCGCTGTCAGCTCAGGATATTTGGTTGCCTCTTTCAGAACTTCCTGCCTTCGCTCCCTTGAGCGTTGTAAGTTTGACAAG GTAAAACCGGTGCGTGATGCAGTTACCCATGCCATTCAGTTGTGGAAAGCTATTCCAGGGTCTGATACTCCAGAACCGTCAGAAGCTGGATCATCCACAAAAG AAAACTTCTTTGGTGATCGTCATAACGCCAGAAGTGTACATGATGGGGAATCAAGAGATACTTCTTTTAGAAGAGTTGATCCTACACCTTCAGCATCTGTTATCAGTGGCAGTTCTATCACTTCAGTAAAGAGGAGGTCCCCATTGTCTGTCAACAAAATACCCCAAAACAATGCCTCAAATCAGCAGCGTTTGCAGTCAAGTGACTGGCATGTGGAGATATCAGTCCCGAAACAGAATACAATGCTAGATCTTGGGAAGAAGGGATACGGCAACGACTGCATGTTGAAATATGCAAAAGGAAGTGCTTATGAAATCGTAAATGAAGATGGCAAGTATGACTATGATCCCATGGATGATAAGCAAGAttgctcttctttatcagaagtggCCAGCAGGAGCTGTGAGACAAAGCATGTCACCTCTGCTCTGGAAGTCACTGAAGACTGTGATTCCGCACAAGTTACTGAGCTGTGCCCTAGGGTTCGAGAGGGTAAGAGCATTGATTCCAGTGTTACAGATGTCACTTCACATGGCACACATACTTGTTGTCTGAGTGCGACGAAAGAATTAGCCCTTATTAGGAAGCAACTACAAGAAATGGAAAGGAAGCAAGCCAATCTTTTTGATCTTCTGCAG GAATTCATGTCAAACTCTGTGGAGAACATGTCAGTGCTGAACTCAAAAGTACACAATTTGGAGAATGCTGTTGACAAAACTGTGTATGCAGATACTCAAAGTGAAAACCGCTATCAACTTCCTGGTTCCAAGGTCTTCAAGAACCAGACCGTCTCTTCTTCACCCAGGCTTTCTAATTTGACACCTAGATCATCTGTTGGTGCTAACTTTAAGCCACCAGCAATTCCTCGTTTGAAACATGAAAAGAAGTGGGCTCATGATCTACCATCTAGGGGCACAAGCGAATGCCTGAAAGAGGGACCTGAATTTCTAAAGGGCCACGCGCGTAACAGCGTTATGAAGTCTGGGGCTGGGAGCTTAGAGGAAAGATACATTCCATGTTCAGTGCGGAATCGAGCATCAGGGATTAAGGGGATCTTTCAGGTTCCATTTACGAGTTCGTGTGATCAGCTTGATCTGCAAAATGCATCATGTGCTGCTAATCAGGTTGGTGAGTTTCATGATGCTGACGGCATGGAGCCTGCATATGCAGAAGCCCTTAGCTATGGTGATTGTGATGATCTCATTGACCTGATGGATAGAACCGGACCTGTTCTTGACAAGTTATCACGTGAAACAGCAAGCGAACTTCTAAGGGTTATTGTTGGCCAATTCCTCAATACAAAGTTATTTGAATTGGCACTGCCTTGGATTCAACAG GTACTTGATTTGAGCACGGCTTACAAGCCAAGCCAAGTCTTTGTGTCTGTGAGAGCTCAGAGGGAGTTCCTTTCTGCATTGGAGGAAGCAGCATCCAGTGGATCCACAGAACCAGCCATCAGAATTGCCATCGTGCAGCTTACATTTAAACTGACCAAAGTTTGTGAGGCTGTCCCATGCAG GAAAATCTCAACTAGGGTGTCCAGAGGAACTGAATCCATCATGGCTGCTGCGATGTGA